A window from Triticum aestivum cultivar Chinese Spring chromosome 6D, IWGSC CS RefSeq v2.1, whole genome shotgun sequence encodes these proteins:
- the LOC123142491 gene encoding AAA-ATPase At2g46620-like has product MGARWISILPEGLIERKQFQRFFAKNTRARTFGIDSWPHGMLACLLSFADINANFVTKNYQVGLKTDLTATRVGRTRSYKLVARAARRLWQWADEWAQANQYYEVPCFGGGGGGDGAENPLFRKAAAYVASLPSLEDADVACVLSSARKSNDFSLQLGPGHTAHDAFLGACLACTNGGERLVLRVRRHDRSRMLRPYLQHVVSVADVMELCRRELRLYANTGALAPRWASALFTHLATLDAVAMDPELKTRVRSDLESFLKGRAYYHCLGRVWRRSYLLYGPRGTGKSTFAAAMARFLRYDIYDIDLSRAGADELRALLVDTAPRSLTGGRRAPSALSAAAVLTGGPALSESRLNRLDLSSNSILSRN; this is encoded by the exons ATTCTCCCCGAGGGTCTTATTGAAAGAAAACAATTTCAGAGGTTTTTCGCAAAAAATACCAGGGCACGCACCTTTGGCATCGACAGTTGGCCCCATGGGATGCTAGCGTGCCTCCTCAGCTTCGCGGAC ATTAATGCTAATttcgtgacaaaaaactaccaggTCGGGTTGAAGACAGATTTAACCG CCACGCGCGTCGGTCGGACCCGGTCGTACAAGTTGGTGGCGCGCGCGGCCCGCCGGCTGTGGCAGTGGGCGGACGAGTGGGCGCAGGCGAACCAGTACTACGAGGTGCcgtgcttcggcggcggcggcggcggcgacggggccgaGAACCCGCTCTTCCGCAAGGCGGCGGCCTACGTGGCGTCGCTGCCGTCGCTCGAGGACGCAGACGTTGCCTGCGTGCTCTCCTCCGCCCGCAAGAGCAACGACTTCTCTCTCCAGCTCGGCCCGGGCCACACCGCGCATGACGCCTTCCTCGGCGCGTGCCTCGCGTGCACCAACGGCGGGGAGCGCCTGGTCCTCCGCGTGCGCCGCCATGACCGCTCGCGCATGCTGCGCCCCTACCTGCAGCACGTCGTGTCCGTCGCCGACGTGATGGAGCTGTGCCGCCGCGAGCTGCGGCTCTACGCCAACACCGGCGCCCTCGCGCCGCGCTGGGCGTCGGCCCTCTTCACCCACCTGGCCACGCTTGACGCGGTCGCCATGGACCCAGAGCTCAAGACCCGCGTCCGCTCTGACCTGGAGAGCTTCCTCAAGGGACGCGCCTACTACCACTGCTTGGGCCGCGTCTGGCGCCGGAGCTACCTGCTCTACGGCCCGCGCGGCACAGGCAAGTCCACGTTCGCCGCTGCGATGGCGAGGTTCCTCAGGTACGACATCTACGACATCGACCTCTCCCGCGCCGGCGCCGACGAACTCCGCGCGCTGCTCGTGGACACCGCCCCGCGGTCGCTAACGGGCGGCAGGCGAGCGCCGTCAGCCCTTAGCGCGGCCGCCGTCCTGACCGGTGGGCCAGCTCTGTCAGAATCGCGTTTAAACCGGTTAGATCTGTCTTCAAATAGTATTTTGTCACGAAATTAG